From the Terriglobia bacterium genome, the window GCGAACTGCTCGGGAAGATCGAGCGCGTGGCGGTGGACCTGCAGGCGCTGCGCAAGGCGCCTGTCGCCGAGCCCTTCGCCGGGCCGGCCATGCTCTCCGGGCGCGCGGCCGCGGTCTTCTTCCATGAAGTGCTGGGGCACCGGCTGGAAGGCCACCGCCAGCGCGACGAGGACGAAGGCCAGACCTTCACCAAGAAGGTGGGACAGGAAATCCTGCCGAAGTTTCTCAGCGTCATCGACGACCCGACGACGCGGCAACTCAACGGGGTGAAGCTGGCCGGCAGCTACGATTTCGACGACGAAGGGGTAGCGGCGCAGCGGGTCGAGGTCATCCAGAACGGGGTGCTGAAAAATTTTCTGATGTCGCGCATGCCCATCACGGGCTTCGAAAAATCGAATGGGCACGGGCGCAACCAGCCCGGGCTCATGCCCACCGGACGGCAAGGCAATCTGCTGGTCACGTCCACGCAGACGTTGCCGGACTCCGAGCTGCGCAAGCGCTTCTTGGAGGAAGTGAAGAAACAGGGAAAGCCCTACGGCCTGTACTTTGACGACGTACAGGGGGGCTTCACGCTGACCTCGCGCGCTCTGCCGCAGGCTTTCCAGGTTCTCCCGGTGATGGTCTATCGCGTGTATGCGGACGGGCGGCCGGACGAACTGGTGCGCGGCGTGGACATCGTGGGCACGCCGCTGGCAGCGCTGACGCGCATCCTGGTCACCGGCGACAAGCCGCAGGTGTTCAACGGGGTTTGCGGGGCGGAGTCCGGCAACGTGCCGGTGTCCGCGGCCGCTCCCGCCATGCTTTTCTCGGAGATGGAAGTGCAGAAGCGCGCGCATTCGCACACGCGGCCGCCCATCTTGCCTCCCCCCGGGTTTGAGACGCCCGCCGCGGGCCACGACGCAACGCCGAAGCCGGAGGTAAAGCCGTGAAGATCACGCAACGCACTCTGGCTCTTATGACGTTCGCTCTCCTGCTGGCCGCGGCGGCGCCGCTGCGCGCCGCGAACACCCCGGCCGCGGGCACGCCGGACGCCGCCGCAGAAGCACGAGTCGCGGCCGCCGCCGATCCCCTGCTGGAAGCGCTGCTGACGGAACTGGAGCGCTCCAAAGCGCACTTGAAGATGGAGCAGGTGCAGGCCCCCTATTACATCGAATACCGCGTCCACGACGTGCACGACTTTTACGTGGAGGCGGCCTTCGGAGCAGAGCGCGAGGAACAGAACATGCGCGGGCGGGTCCTGCGGGTGGTGGTACGGATCGGGGATTACAAGCAGGACAGCTTCTTCGGCCAGGGTGTCGGAGAGACGACATTTCTGCCTCTGGACAACGACCCGATCGCGCTGCGCCACCAGATCTGGCTGGCCACCGACGAAGCCTACAAGGCCGCCGGGGAATCGCTCACCGAGAAGCAGGCGTACATGAAGCAGTTCGCTACGGACGCCAATCCAGTGGACGACTTTGCGCGGGCGACGCCGGTGACGGCGCTCGGCCCCCTGGCGGCGCTGGCGGCGGATGCTCCCACCTGGCGCAAGACCCTGGAGGACGCCACCAACCTCTACCGCCAATATCCCGCCGTGCAGTCGCTCTCCGGCTCGGCGCGCTTCGCAGCCATCAACGAGTATTTCGTGAATTCTGAAGGGACGGTCACGCGCTCCGGCCGCAGCACCTACACCGTGACCATCGGCGGTTCCACGCAGGCTGCCGACGGCATGCGCCTCTCGCGCAGTCCCTACTGGACCGTGGGCCGCCCGGAAGAGCTGCCGACGCGCGAGGCGCTTCTCGCGGATACGAAGAAAACCCTGGAGACTCTGGTGGCCCTGCGCGAAGCGCCCATCGCCGAAGAGGAATACCACGGTCCGGTCCTGTTCGCCGCGGACGCCGCCGATGACATGTTCGCGGGGCTCGTGGGTGGCAATATTCTCGGGCGCAAACCGCAGCCCGGCAGCCCCAAGCGCACTACCGGCGCGTTCGACACCAGCTACAAGGGGCGCGTGCTGCCGGCCTTTCTCACCGTTGTGGACGATCCCACAGTGCAGCAATTCCAGGGCCAGAGCCTCGTGGGCAGCTACGCAGTGGACAGCGAGGGGGTGCGAGCGCAGGCGGTCACCGCGGTGGACAAGGGAATCCTGGTCAGCTATCTGCTCGGGCGCATGCCCATTCGCGACTTCCCCGCTTCCAACGGGCACGGGCGCACCGGGCCCGGCGGCATCCCCCAGCCGAGCATCGGCAATCTGTTCATCCGCACGTCGCAGCCGCAGGGCGCCACAGCGCTGCGGGAGCAGGTGATAGAGATGGTGCGGGCAGAGGGCAAGCCCTACGGCTATCGTGTGGAGACGCTGGGGCCCGGGAACTCGCCGCGGCTGCTCTACCGCATCTACGAAAAGGACGGGCACGAAGAACTCG encodes:
- a CDS encoding peptidase U62, which translates into the protein MKITQRTLALMTFALLLAAAAPLRAANTPAAGTPDAAAEARVAAAADPLLEALLTELERSKAHLKMEQVQAPYYIEYRVHDVHDFYVEAAFGAEREEQNMRGRVLRVVVRIGDYKQDSFFGQGVGETTFLPLDNDPIALRHQIWLATDEAYKAAGESLTEKQAYMKQFATDANPVDDFARATPVTALGPLAALAADAPTWRKTLEDATNLYRQYPAVQSLSGSARFAAINEYFVNSEGTVTRSGRSTYTVTIGGSTQAADGMRLSRSPYWTVGRPEELPTREALLADTKKTLETLVALREAPIAEEEYHGPVLFAADAADDMFAGLVGGNILGRKPQPGSPKRTTGAFDTSYKGRVLPAFLTVVDDPTVQQFQGQSLVGSYAVDSEGVRAQAVTAVDKGILVSYLLGRMPIRDFPASNGHGRTGPGGIPQPSIGNLFIRTSQPQGATALREQVIEMVRAEGKPYGYRVETLGPGNSPRLLYRIYEKDGHEELVRGAVFSELDIRTLRNNLVAAGDDPLVSNRASGLPAAIISPSVLFDELEVKRADTSKDKLPDYPPPPFASAAASSKK
- a CDS encoding peptidase U62, giving the protein MIFHRNGMTPAGRGRLKAAGRLFLCGVLTLQLCGAPLGRAANDSRAQLPPPDALLQTMKGELTRATKELGKNDPAPYFLSYTVYDQNLVVLVGAFGSLLTNAAVQRRQADVSMRVGSPALDNTHGQSRPSGMTSGTLPLGDNPDAIARVLWELTDREYKRAAPAFLNVKTNIAVRAEEEDKSPDFSKDIPQYRTGVEGVAPGFDHAAWEGEVRRLSAAFRKYPEVYSAVVVLQVQGSTSRLVSSEGSMIVSPSASARLIIQAQTRADDGMELLRVETFQAPTPAELPAEGELLGKIERVAVDLQALRKAPVAEPFAGPAMLSGRAAAVFFHEVLGHRLEGHRQRDEDEGQTFTKKVGQEILPKFLSVIDDPTTRQLNGVKLAGSYDFDDEGVAAQRVEVIQNGVLKNFLMSRMPITGFEKSNGHGRNQPGLMPTGRQGNLLVTSTQTLPDSELRKRFLEEVKKQGKPYGLYFDDVQGGFTLTSRALPQAFQVLPVMVYRVYADGRPDELVRGVDIVGTPLAALTRILVTGDKPQVFNGVCGAESGNVPVSAAAPAMLFSEMEVQKRAHSHTRPPILPPPGFETPAAGHDATPKPEVKP